One segment of Syntrophales bacterium DNA contains the following:
- a CDS encoding zinc ribbon domain-containing protein → MPIYEFWCSSCQQKIDIYQQGFSDISHSCPNCRNKKLERILSPFSIRKTDRQVYEEIRDDKQFERAVKGNDPKAIAELVERTGRGSEIPDECKETIGRLAKGEWPIKDGKPSGSE, encoded by the coding sequence ATGCCGATTTATGAATTCTGGTGTAGTTCTTGCCAGCAAAAAATTGACATATATCAACAGGGTTTTTCTGACATTTCCCATTCCTGCCCAAACTGTAGAAATAAAAAACTTGAGCGAATACTTTCTCCCTTTTCCATACGTAAAACGGACAGACAGGTTTACGAAGAAATACGTGACGACAAACAATTTGAACGAGCGGTAAAAGGCAATGATCCTAAAGCTATAGCTGAATTAGTTGAGCGAACAGGCAGAGGTAGTGAAATTCCCGATGAGTGTAAAGAAACAATAGGAAGACTGGCCAAGGGAGAGTGGCCTATAAAAGATGGCAAGCCTTCGGGAAGTGAATAG
- a CDS encoding iron-sulfur cluster carrier protein MrpORP — protein MDKIKHKIMILSGKGGVGKSTVAVNIAVSMAMEGKKVGILDSDFHGPSIPTLLNLEKERPSFDGKSIIPVDFIEGIKVMSIGFLLPNQDDAVIWRGPKKMNMIKQLLTDVDWGDLDYLFIDFPPGTGDEPLSVAQLIPNSDGAIIVTTPQELSLNDVRRCINFCKQVKVPVLGVIENMSGFACPHCGTVIDIFKKGGGETMAKQMKVPFLGSIPVEPMIVEASDSGKPFVYHHSETEAAKAFTRAITPILSIEEKEMPEPDITLPEKKAQTSFRIAVPVVQDRLSPHFGHCEEFAFFDIDAENKKILRKESIPAPPHEPGLLPVWLHERGTDFILAGGMGQRAQGLFEEKGIRVLIGAPSDNPQTIVENYLSGTLKLGENICDH, from the coding sequence ATGGATAAGATAAAACACAAGATTATGATCCTTTCAGGAAAAGGGGGTGTGGGCAAAAGTACAGTTGCCGTCAACATCGCCGTTTCGATGGCCATGGAAGGTAAAAAGGTTGGAATTCTGGATAGTGATTTTCATGGTCCAAGTATTCCCACTCTGCTAAATCTTGAAAAGGAGCGACCATCATTTGATGGTAAGTCAATTATTCCGGTAGATTTTATTGAAGGGATCAAGGTGATGTCCATAGGATTTCTACTTCCGAATCAGGACGACGCAGTTATCTGGAGAGGTCCTAAGAAGATGAACATGATAAAACAACTGCTTACCGACGTTGATTGGGGAGATCTCGACTATCTTTTCATCGATTTTCCTCCGGGAACAGGAGATGAACCACTTTCAGTAGCTCAACTTATCCCGAACAGTGACGGTGCAATTATTGTCACAACTCCGCAGGAGCTGTCTCTCAATGATGTCAGAAGATGCATCAATTTCTGCAAACAGGTTAAAGTTCCCGTATTAGGCGTTATTGAAAACATGAGCGGTTTTGCCTGTCCTCACTGTGGAACAGTAATCGATATATTCAAAAAAGGTGGCGGTGAGACAATGGCAAAACAGATGAAAGTGCCCTTTCTGGGGAGCATACCCGTTGAACCGATGATTGTGGAAGCTTCGGATAGCGGGAAGCCTTTTGTGTATCACCATTCAGAGACGGAAGCAGCAAAGGCATTCACAAGGGCTATCACACCAATCCTGAGCATAGAAGAAAAAGAAATGCCAGAGCCAGATATTACCCTTCCTGAAAAGAAAGCACAAACTTCATTTAGAATTGCGGTGCCGGTTGTTCAGGACCGCCTCAGCCCTCATTTTGGCCATTGTGAAGAATTTGCCTTTTTCGACATAGATGCGGAAAATAAAAAAATTCTCCGAAAAGAGAGCATACCCGCCCCGCCTCATGAACCGGGGTTGCTTCCGGTATGGCTGCATGAGAGGGGTACGGACTTCATTCTCGCGGGCGGTATGGGTCAGCGAGCGCAGGGACTCTTTGAAGAAAAGGGGATACGTGTGCTGATAGGTGCACCTTCCGATAATCCTCAGACCATCGTCGAAAATTACCTCAGCGGCACGTTAAAACTGGGCGAAAATATTTGCGATCATTAG
- a CDS encoding radical SAM protein: MIQKTKRRFAFGPVPSRRLGRSLGIDIVPFKTCTYDCIYCQLGRTTNKTTELEEYFPVEDVVSDIQDKLKENPCSDYITLSGSGEPTLYSRIRDIIRGIKDVTDIPVAVLTNGSLFWIDDVRDSVLEADLVIPSLDVGNENTFLSVNRPHPDISFSKMVKGLCSFREHFKGPVWLEVFLIGGMTDNEDEILKIKTWVDRIAPERVQINTAVRTPAEDFVEIVEEDKLEEIARLFGPSCEIIADYTKVHDLGEFKRTRDDVLQMLIRRPCSIDDISAGLNLHPNEAVKYVEELLGQNMIQRQKRASKVLYRTTKNNTKNSI; this comes from the coding sequence ATGATCCAGAAAACGAAAAGAAGGTTTGCCTTCGGTCCCGTACCATCGAGGCGTCTTGGCAGGTCACTGGGGATAGACATTGTTCCCTTTAAAACCTGTACATATGATTGTATCTATTGTCAACTGGGAAGGACAACAAACAAGACCACAGAATTGGAAGAATACTTTCCGGTAGAGGATGTAGTTAGTGACATCCAGGACAAATTAAAGGAAAATCCATGTTCTGATTATATAACCCTTTCAGGGTCGGGCGAGCCGACTCTTTACAGCCGTATCAGGGATATTATCAGGGGCATTAAAGACGTAACTGATATTCCCGTGGCTGTTTTGACAAATGGATCGCTTTTTTGGATTGATGATGTTCGCGATTCGGTTCTGGAGGCTGATCTTGTTATTCCGTCATTGGATGTGGGAAATGAAAACACTTTTTTATCCGTAAACCGGCCCCATCCGGATATTTCTTTCAGTAAAATGGTCAAGGGGTTATGCTCATTCCGTGAGCATTTTAAAGGGCCTGTATGGTTGGAAGTCTTTCTGATCGGTGGCATGACTGATAATGAAGATGAGATTTTAAAAATTAAGACCTGGGTTGATCGCATTGCGCCGGAACGTGTACAGATCAATACAGCCGTGAGGACACCAGCGGAGGATTTTGTTGAAATAGTTGAAGAAGATAAATTAGAAGAGATTGCGAGGCTGTTTGGTCCCAGTTGTGAAATAATTGCAGATTATACAAAAGTTCACGATCTTGGTGAATTCAAAAGAACACGCGACGATGTTCTCCAGATGCTGATTCGGCGTCCCTGTTCAATCGATGATATATCGGCAGGACTGAATTTGCATCCAAACGAAGCTGTAAAATACGTTGAGGAGCTATTGGGCCAAAATATGATTCAAAGGCAAAAACGGGCAAGTAAAGTTCTTTACAGAACAACTAAGAATAATACTAAAAATAGCATATAA
- a CDS encoding ARMT1-like domain-containing protein — MDITYAVRGKPIINDATMEDAKFVGMTDIVRVIDTGADFPGVVLKSCSEEFLEYYHKADIIISKGQANYESLSDQCENIFFLLQAKCPVIANKIGCKVGDLVFKAQKRNSYFMNWET; from the coding sequence ATCGATATAACTTATGCTGTAAGAGGCAAGCCCATAATCAATGATGCAACTATGGAAGATGCGAAATTTGTTGGAATGACGGATATAGTAAGAGTCATAGACACAGGTGCCGATTTCCCGGGAGTTGTTCTGAAATCATGCTCTGAAGAATTTTTAGAGTATTACCATAAAGCGGATATTATAATTTCAAAGGGACAGGCAAATTATGAGTCACTTAGCGATCAGTGTGAAAATATATTTTTCCTGCTTCAGGCAAAGTGTCCCGTTATCGCCAATAAGATAGGTTGTAAGGTGGGCGATCTGGTTTTTAAAGCACAAAAACGTAACAGCTATTTTATGAATTGGGAGACATAA